The Thermacetogenium phaeum DSM 12270 genome segment CGTAAACTCCTACCAGCTGAACCTGCGCCCCCGCAGGGTTGGTCAGAGGCCCCAGGAGGTTGAACACGGTGCGGATCCCGATCTCCCTCCTGGGTCCGCTGGCATACTTCATAGCCTCATGAAAAACAGGAGCAAACAGGAAGCAGATCCCCACTTCCTCCAGACAGCGCTCCACCTGCTCCGGCGCCAGGGCGACCTTCACCCCCAGAGCCTCCAGCACATCGGCACTCCCGCACTTGCTGGAGACCGAGCGATTCCCGTGTTTGGCCACGGGAAGGCCAGCCCCCGCCACCACGAAAGCCGTGGTCGTGGAGATATTGAAGGTAAACCTGCAGTCCCCCCCGGTGCCGACAATGTCCATAAGCCGGCTTTTCGCCCTGATCTTTTTCGCTTTGGCCCGCATCGCCCGGGCAAAGCCGGTGATCTCCTCCACCGTCTCCCCCTTCAACCGCAGGGCGGTGATCAGGGCGGCGATCTGTGCCGGAGTCGCCTCCCCGTTCATGATCAGGGTCATCGCCTCCTCCGCTTCCCCCTCTCCCAGGTGGTACCTGCTGACCACCTTGTCGATCAACTGTTGCAGTTTCATACCTCTCCCTCCTCTTTTTGTTATCAACAAAGGCTGACCGGAATGGAAGCATCTGGCCAGCACGAGAAAATTATTCAGGAGGTCCTTCCCCGCTTCTGTCAGGAACGCCTCCGGGTGAAACTGCACCCCCTCAACCAGGTGCTCCCGGTGGCGGATCCCCATCACCTCGCCATCCCCGGTCCAGGCCGTCACCTCCAGACTTTCGGGAATCACCTCCCGGTCGACGATCAGGGAGTGGTAACGGCAGACGGTTAAGGGGTTTTTCAGACCTGTGAAGACGCTCCTGCCGTCGTGCCAGACCGCGGAGGTCTTTCCGTGCATCAGGCGGGCGGCCGGAACTATCCTCCCCCCAAAAACCTCGGCAATGGCCTGATGCCCCAGGCAGACCCCCAAAATGGGTATCCGCCCGGCAAACTGCCTGATCACCTCCTTGGTAATCCCCGCCCGGGAGGGGGTTCCCGGCCCCGGGGAGATGACAATGGCAGAAGGGTTCATCGCCTGGATACGAGCGGGAGTAATCCCGTCATTGCGGTAAACCCGCACCTGCTCCCCCAACTCTCCGAGATACTGCACAAGGTTGTAGGTAAAGGAATCGTAGTTGTCGATCACCAGAATCACAACCTTCCCTCCTTTCCGGCAAGTTCCAATACATGGAGAAGCGCTCCGGCCTTGTTCACACATTCCCGGTACTCCTGTTCCGGGTTGGAATCGGCGACGATCCCCGCTCCGGACTGCACGTACGCCCACCCGTCCTTGATCGCGATCGTCCTGATGGCAATACAGGTATCCAGGTTCCCGTTGAAACTGAAATAGCCCACCGCGCCGGCGTAAGGCCCCCTCCTGGTTGGTTCCAGCTCCTCGATGATCTCCATCGCCCGCACCTTCGGGGCTCCGGAAACCGTTCCGGCGGGGAAGCAGGCTATCAGGGCGTCCCGGGCCGCCCGACCTGCGGCGAGCTTCCCCCTCACCTCGGAAACCAGGTGCATCACATGCGAGTAGCGCTCGTTCTCCATAAACCTGGTAACCGCCACCGAACCGTACTCACAGACCCGTCCGAGGTCGTTTCTTCCGAGATCCACCAGCATTACGTGCTCCGCCCGCTCTTTAGGATCCCCCTCAAGCTCCCGGGCCAGGGCCTCATCGGCAGCCGCGTCTTCCCCCCGCGGGCGGGTGCCGGCGATGGGATGGGTCTCGACAATGCCGTTCTCACACCTGACGAGCATCTCCGGTGAAGAGCCGACAAGTATCAGGTCGCCGCACTTCAGGTAAAACATGTAAGGGGAGGGGTTGAGATTCCGCAGCATCCGGTAGGCGAGAAAAGGATCATCCCCGGCGGGGCGCCTGAAGCGCAGAGACAGGACCACCTGGAAGATGTCACCTTTCCTGATGTACTCCTTCGCCCGACGCACCTTTTCCAGGAATTCCTGGCGGGTGATGTTGGCCTGTTCATCGTCGAAATTCACCCCGCAAGGGGGCCGGCCGTCCGAAGGGCGGTCCGGGAGCTCTTTAGTAGGCAGGGGAATCCCGATCCTCTCTACGACCCTCTCGATGATAGCAACAGACTCTTCATAGGCAGCGGCAGGGTCCTCCCCGCAGGGAAGGAAAGAGGCTATCATCAGGGAACGCCTGACGTGGTCGTAGATGAGCACGGTTTTTGCCAGCAGGAAAAAACAGTCGGGAAACTTCAGGTCGTCCACGGCCTGCTCCGGCAGGCGTTCGAAATGGCGCACCAGATCATACCCCAGATAACCGACGGCTCCCCCGAAAAAACGCGGCTTACCGGGCAGGGGGGGAACCTTCAGGCCCTCCAGCAACTCCCCCAACCTTTGCAGGGGTTCCCCCCTCTCCTCCGACCCGTCATTATCCCGAATAATCTCTATCCGGTCACCCTTCGCCCGGAGAATAAGGAAGGGGTCATAACCGATAAAGGAATAGCGGGCGACCTGCTCACCACCGGTAACGCTCTCCAAAAGGTAGGCATAGTCCCCCGTCACCACCTTTTGGAAAAGGGAAACAGGGGTTTCCAGGTCGAGAGGCAGTTCCTCCCAGACCGGCACCATCCCGTAGCTGGCCGCCAGCTGCAGGTATTCATCCCTCCCGGGAAAAACCATCAGGATCACTCCTCTCCTACAACAAAGAATCTTTTCCGAGAACAAACAAACCGCCGCTCAAATGAGCGCCGGCCATTTTTTCATCAAAGAAATAAACCCCGGGCTCATCTCAGCTCAACTGCACTCCGCTCAACTCCGGTGCCCGACGGCACCCCGTCACGGCGTGTAATTTATCCGCCCCGCCGTGTTTCTCCACCCCACCTCAGGCTCATCTCACCCCAGAGAGGTTTTTCCGGTCAGGCAACCCTCCCCACCGCCGCCGCGATCGGCTGCAACTCCGCCATCAAGCGGTCGAAGCTGTCTGGTGAAAGGGACTGGACCCCATCGCAGAGGGCATTTTCGGGCTCGGGATGCACCTCCAGGATCAGGCCATCCGCACCGGCGGCAACCGCAGCCCGGGACATGGGTACAACCAGGCGGCGGTCCCCGGTGGCATGGCTGGGGTCGACGATCACCGGGAGGTGGCTCAACTCCTGGACGAGGGGAACGGCGCTGAGATCGAGGGTATTGCGGGTGGCCCTTTCAAAGGTGCGGATCCCCCGTTCACAGAGCACCACGTTCCCGTTTCCTTCGGCGACAATGTATTCGGCTGCCATCAGCCATTCCTCCACCGTAGCGGAAAGGCCGCGCTTTAAAAGAACCGGCTTCCCGGAGCGCCCCACCGCCCGCAGCAGACTGAAGTTCTGCATGTTTCTCGCTCCTATCTGGAGCATATCCACATAATCCAGGGCCAGTTCCAGACTGGCTTCATCGATCACCTCGGTGACCGTAGCCAGCCCGGTTGCCGCCGAAGCCTCCGCCAGGAGTTTTAAACCTTCCCTGCCCAAGCCCTGAAAACTGTACGGTGAACTCCTGGGCTTAAAAGCACCTCCCCGCAACATACAGGCTCCAGCCCGGCACACCCTAACTGCCACGGCAAGCAGCTGCTCCCTGCTCTCCACGGCACAGGGACCGGCGATAACCACAACCCTCTCACCGCCGAAGACGGCATCCCTTACTCTGACCAGGGTTTTTTCCGTTTTGGCCTCACGGCTCACCAGTCGATAAGATTTCATAGCCACCACCGCTTCATGCCGAACGAAATCCGAGGCGCACCCTCCTCGCATACCAACGGCTAACGCTCCCGGGAAGGCGAGATCAAAGTTATACCGCTCCTACCCTCAATTGAAACAAAAAAACCAGCACTCAAATGAGCGCCGGTTGGTTTCAGAAAACAAACGCCACCAGCCTCATCTCAGCTCAACTCTGCTCTGCTCGACTCCTCACAACTCATCTGTTAACTTTTATAACTTATGCAGTTTTTTACCCATCTATGCTTATCCGGCCGGCCCAACCGGGGACCGGATCTCCTGCACTGTTGCGGGTAATCCTCTCCTGGTTAAACGTAAGTATATATAAGGAACAGGACGGTTGTCAAGACCAGGAAAAGATAATAACGCCGGCGGGGATGATTCTCGCAGACAGTTGGACCCTTAGCCACAGGATTTTTGACATCACCGGCCCGGAGAGAGAATAATTTCCGGAGTTTACAAAGAACAGGGGAAACACATGACTATCTGCGCCTCTTCCAGATGTACCAGGCCACCAGCAGAACGACCCCGGCCAGCAGAATCAGGTCGAAGCGGTGGAACCAGGTACGCACCAGTTCCCAGTTTTCCCCCAGCAGGTAGCCGCAGTAAGTGAGGGCAAGCGACCAGATGAGCGATCCCATGAAGGTGTAGATCAGAAAAGGGAGCATTTTCATGCGCGCCGCCCCAGCGGGAAGGGAGATAAAGGTGCGGATCCCCGGGAGCAGGCGGGAGAAAAAGACGGCTGCATCCCCGTAACGGAGAAACCAGCTTTCCGCCCTGTTCAGCCGCGCCGGGGTCAGGCCGCAGTACTTGCCGTAGCGGAAGAGAAACGGCCGTCCGCCCCAGAGACCGATGTAGTAAGAGAGCACCGAACCGGCGGTGCCACCTGTGGCCCCGGCCAGGGCGGCGGGAAAGAAATGCAGCTCCCCGGTAGAGACGAGGTAGCCTCCGAAGGGGAGGATAATCTCGCTGGGGATGGGCACATTGCAGCTTTCAACAGCCATCAAAATCCCTATCCCCCAGTAACCGAGAGAAGCGATAAAACCGGTCACTTTTAACGCCAGTTCCAAAAATAAGTCTGCCATCAGTGGTGAACTCCTCTTATTATGATGGTTATCAATACCGGCGAAGCGGCAGGGATATCCGCTATTAGCGTCTTCCGGTTTCCTTCACTGCAAATGTTACCCCCTCTCACTTCAGTGTGATTACTACCACCTCAGGTCGGTTGAACAGCCTCAATGGTATAACAGAGCTCCCCAAACCCCGGCTCACCAGCATTACCGCATCTCCCCGCTTGTAGATCCCCGCCTGGTACTCCGGGAAAAGGGTTCTATCGGGAGAGAAGATCCCCCCCAAAAAGGGCAATCTGACAATACCGCCGTGGACATGCCCTGCCAAAACAATATCCGCGCCCCATCGGGCATACTCAGCAAAATACTTGGGATTATGCGCCAGAAGAAGATCGATCCCCTCTCCGGACGGCCTGCCCAGTTCAGCAACCAAAAAATCCGCCTTCAGATCTGAACCTTCCCAATAAGCTGTATCACTGCCCGTATAGTGGTAAAGCATTGATGTCAAACCATAAAGGTGAAGAGAGCCGTCCTCCTTCTTGATTTCCGCTCTCTCGTTGTCCAGAACAATACCTCCGGCTTCCCGAATCTGTTTTATAAATTCACGGAAAACCTCCGTATCCTGCCGTTGATCGCGAACCCTGACAGCCTGCTCGTGATTACCCAGGGAAAAGTAGACGGGGTATCGGCCGTTGATTCCTTTGAGCAGATTGAGAAAGGAACTCCCATCATCTCCGATAGAGTCGATCATATCTCCCGTGGCGACGATAATGTCGGGGTTTTCCCGTTCGATTATCTTCAGCAGCCTTCGGTTGCCACTGCCGAACTCTTTTCCGTGAAGATCACTCAGATGGAGGATTTTAAATCCTACGAATGACCGGGGAAGACCGCCGATCTCCACATCATACCGGCTGACCCCGATCAGTTCGTTATCAATAAAGCATAATAACGTTATAATAAGTATTATTACACCTGAAACAAGCAGTCTCCCAGGTCTGTTCTTCCTCTTTCCCAAGGAAGGAACCCTCTTTCCCCTCCGGAGAAGTCGGCCAAAGGGTCGTGCACGGCCAAAATGCAGCGAGCATCAGGGGGAGGAGAACTCCCATAAATACTCATCCAGCAGGCTCTGCACTTCCTCTGCCGTTTTGCAGCCATTGATCCGGTCCCTCTTTTTGGCGGCGCCGGGCAGGCCCTTCAAGTAGCAGGCCAGCTGCTTCCTCATCTGGAGCACCGCCACCCCGGAGCCCTTCAGCCTTACCGCCAGGTCGAAGTGCCGGCGCGCCATCCGCAGGCGCTCCGCTGCAGTCGGCTCCGGCAAAAGCTCCCCAGTCCGCAAATAATGCACCGTGCGCCGAAAAATCCAGGGGTTCCCCAGGGCACCGCGCCCGATCATGACGGCGTCACACCCCGTTTCCTCCATCATGCTCCCGGCATCCTGCGGAGTAAAGACATCCCCGTTGGCGATGACCGGGATCCGCACCGCCTTTTTCACCAGGCGGATGATCCCCCGATCCGCCTTCCCGGAATAAAACTGGTCGCGCGTGCGCCCGTGCACGGCCACTGCGGCGGCGCCGTTCTCCTCGGCCAACACTGCCAGCTCCACCGCCGTCATCTCACCGGCAGCCCATCCCTTGCGCATCTTGACGGTAACCGGAACGGGAACCGCTTCGCTGACCGCCCGGATGATGGCGGCCGCCCGGGGAAGGTCCCGCATCAGGGCACTTCCCTCCCCGTTCTTGACGATCTTGGGGGTAGGGCAGCCCATGTTGATATCCACCAGGGCAGCCCCGCGCTCCACCACCACTCTGGCCGCCCGGGCCATCCTTTCCGGATCTGACCCGAAGATCTGAACGCCAACCGGGTACTCCTCACCGCTCAGGTCGAAGAGGGAGGCGGTTTTTTGGTTGCCGTAGAGGATGGCCTCACTGCTCACCATCTCGGTATAGGTGAAGCCGCATCCGCACTCGTGGGCCAGCATCCGGAAGGGCTTATCGGTGAACCCGGCCATGGGCGCCAGAAATACCGGATTGGGCAGGGCAAGATCCTCGATTCTCACTTCAGCGGTTGCGCTCATAGATGATCTTAAGCCCCCAGAGGGTGAGATAGGGGTCCACATGATCGACGCACTCGGTTCCACTGCAGATCAGCTCCGCCAGGCCGCCGGTGGCCACAACAACGGCCTCCTCCCCGATCTCGGCCTTCATCCGCCGGACGATCCCCTCCACCTGCCCGATGAAGCCATAGTAAAACCCCGCCTGCATGCTGGCAACGGTATTCTTCCCGATCACCTGGGCCGGTCTGGAGAGCTCGATGCGGGGCAGTTTGGCGGCCTTGGCAAAGAGCGCCTCCATGGAAACCCCGATCCCCGGTGCAATGGCTCCTCCCAGGTAGTCCCCATTCCTGGAAACGGCGCAGAAGGTGGTAGCCGTACCGAAATCGA includes the following:
- a CDS encoding bifunctional anthranilate synthase component II/anthranilate phosphoribosyltransferase, whose product is MCEQGRSASPCIGTCRKGGKVVILVIDNYDSFTYNLVQYLGELGEQVRVYRNDGITPARIQAMNPSAIVISPGPGTPSRAGITKEVIRQFAGRIPILGVCLGHQAIAEVFGGRIVPAARLMHGKTSAVWHDGRSVFTGLKNPLTVCRYHSLIVDREVIPESLEVTAWTGDGEVMGIRHREHLVEGVQFHPEAFLTEAGKDLLNNFLVLARCFHSGQPLLITKRGGRGMKLQQLIDKVVSRYHLGEGEAEEAMTLIMNGEATPAQIAALITALRLKGETVEEITGFARAMRAKAKKIRAKSRLMDIVGTGGDCRFTFNISTTTAFVVAGAGLPVAKHGNRSVSSKCGSADVLEALGVKVALAPEQVERCLEEVGICFLFAPVFHEAMKYASGPRREIGIRTVFNLLGPLTNPAGAQVQLVGVYEPELTDVIARVLRSLGVERAMVVHGEDGLDEITNTGRTRVSELVGGEIKTYYLTPEDLGLRRGKLADICGGTAEDNARITKDVLTGRPGPCRDVVLMNAAAALVVGGKAKDLQEGLRLATEVIDSGTALRKLEELLAFTERCA
- the trpE gene encoding anthranilate synthase component I is translated as MVFPGRDEYLQLAASYGMVPVWEELPLDLETPVSLFQKVVTGDYAYLLESVTGGEQVARYSFIGYDPFLILRAKGDRIEIIRDNDGSEERGEPLQRLGELLEGLKVPPLPGKPRFFGGAVGYLGYDLVRHFERLPEQAVDDLKFPDCFFLLAKTVLIYDHVRRSLMIASFLPCGEDPAAAYEESVAIIERVVERIGIPLPTKELPDRPSDGRPPCGVNFDDEQANITRQEFLEKVRRAKEYIRKGDIFQVVLSLRFRRPAGDDPFLAYRMLRNLNPSPYMFYLKCGDLILVGSSPEMLVRCENGIVETHPIAGTRPRGEDAAADEALARELEGDPKERAEHVMLVDLGRNDLGRVCEYGSVAVTRFMENERYSHVMHLVSEVRGKLAAGRAARDALIACFPAGTVSGAPKVRAMEIIEELEPTRRGPYAGAVGYFSFNGNLDTCIAIRTIAIKDGWAYVQSGAGIVADSNPEQEYRECVNKAGALLHVLELAGKEGRL
- a CDS encoding DedA family protein; its protein translation is MADLFLELALKVTGFIASLGYWGIGILMAVESCNVPIPSEIILPFGGYLVSTGELHFFPAALAGATGGTAGSVLSYYIGLWGGRPFLFRYGKYCGLTPARLNRAESWFLRYGDAAVFFSRLLPGIRTFISLPAGAARMKMLPFLIYTFMGSLIWSLALTYCGYLLGENWELVRTWFHRFDLILLAGVVLLVAWYIWKRRR
- a CDS encoding metallophosphoesterase; this encodes MGKRKNRPGRLLVSGVIILIITLLCFIDNELIGVSRYDVEIGGLPRSFVGFKILHLSDLHGKEFGSGNRRLLKIIERENPDIIVATGDMIDSIGDDGSSFLNLLKGINGRYPVYFSLGNHEQAVRVRDQRQDTEVFREFIKQIREAGGIVLDNERAEIKKEDGSLHLYGLTSMLYHYTGSDTAYWEGSDLKADFLVAELGRPSGEGIDLLLAHNPKYFAEYARWGADIVLAGHVHGGIVRLPFLGGIFSPDRTLFPEYQAGIYKRGDAVMLVSRGLGSSVIPLRLFNRPEVVVITLK
- the dusB gene encoding tRNA dihydrouridine synthase DusB, which gives rise to MSATAEVRIEDLALPNPVFLAPMAGFTDKPFRMLAHECGCGFTYTEMVSSEAILYGNQKTASLFDLSGEEYPVGVQIFGSDPERMARAARVVVERGAALVDINMGCPTPKIVKNGEGSALMRDLPRAAAIIRAVSEAVPVPVTVKMRKGWAAGEMTAVELAVLAEENGAAAVAVHGRTRDQFYSGKADRGIIRLVKKAVRIPVIANGDVFTPQDAGSMMEETGCDAVMIGRGALGNPWIFRRTVHYLRTGELLPEPTAAERLRMARRHFDLAVRLKGSGVAVLQMRKQLACYLKGLPGAAKKRDRINGCKTAEEVQSLLDEYLWEFSSP
- a CDS encoding type III pantothenate kinase, which gives rise to MILVFDVGNTNVVLGIFDGEELLTSWRIGTDPRRTADDLGMLVKNLFDFRGLRFQDVDSLVMSSVVPPLTPALCEMCRKYFGKEPLVVGPGVKTGMPIRYENPREVGADRIVNAVAVVHRYGVPAVIVDFGTATTFCAVSRNGDYLGGAIAPGIGVSMEALFAKAAKLPRIELSRPAQVIGKNTVASMQAGFYYGFIGQVEGIVRRMKAEIGEEAVVVATGGLAELICSGTECVDHVDPYLTLWGLKIIYERNR